The following are from one region of the Cetobacterium somerae genome:
- a CDS encoding RnfABCDGE type electron transport complex subunit E, whose product MAKSNKEILLNGIIKENPVFVLLLGLCPTLGVTSSSINGMAMGLATMSVIVFSNMLISMIKSFIPDKVRIPAFIMVIASLVTIVEMVMKAYLPDLYKVLGLFIPLIVVNCIVLGRAESFASKNTVFKSILDGIGAGLGFTLALTLLGTIREILGNGTAFGISVTPASFTPALIFILAPGAFITIGFIIATQNYIKARKSGVK is encoded by the coding sequence ATGGCAAAATCAAATAAAGAGATATTATTAAATGGAATAATAAAAGAAAATCCAGTGTTTGTACTTTTACTTGGATTATGTCCAACACTAGGAGTTACATCATCATCAATAAATGGTATGGCAATGGGACTTGCAACAATGTCAGTAATTGTTTTTTCAAATATGTTAATATCAATGATAAAAAGCTTTATTCCTGATAAAGTTAGAATTCCAGCATTCATAATGGTAATAGCATCATTAGTTACTATAGTTGAAATGGTTATGAAAGCATACTTACCAGACTTATATAAAGTTTTAGGATTATTTATTCCTCTAATTGTTGTTAACTGTATTGTACTTGGTAGAGCTGAAAGTTTTGCTTCAAAGAATACTGTATTTAAATCAATATTAGATGGAATTGGAGCAGGATTAGGATTTACATTAGCTCTAACTCTTTTAGGAACAATTAGAGAGATCTTAGGAAATGGAACAGCTTTTGGAATATCTGTAACACCAGCTTCATTTACACCAGCTTTAATATTTATACTAGCACCTGGTGCGTTTATAACAATAGGATTTATAATCGCTACTCAGAACTATATTAAAGCTAGAAAGAGTGGGGTGAAATAG
- a CDS encoding RnfABCDGE type electron transport complex subunit D, which translates to MAKILKMGPSPHIRTKETVDDVMYDVIIALLPALLAACYFFGIRAIVVTAVSILSCMVTEFVCQKLMKQDVQIFDGSAIITGILYAFVIPPYMSLVYVIVGAVVSIALGKMVFGGLGHNIFNPALVGRAFVQASWPVAITTFMYDDVGGATLLDAMKRGLPTDNALIESGNLYLNTFIGRMGGCLGETSVLALLLGGAYLIYKKQIDWKVPAIMIGTVFAASLIAGADPFLHIFSGGLFLGAFFMATDMVTSPHTPKGRAIFAFGIGVLVSLIRFKGGYPEGVAYSILIMNGFVPLINRYTSPKKFGEVK; encoded by the coding sequence GTGGCAAAAATTTTAAAAATGGGGCCATCGCCTCATATCAGAACTAAGGAAACTGTTGATGATGTAATGTATGATGTAATAATAGCATTACTTCCAGCACTTTTAGCAGCGTGCTATTTTTTTGGAATTAGAGCAATAGTAGTAACAGCGGTATCTATTTTATCTTGTATGGTAACTGAGTTTGTATGTCAAAAATTAATGAAACAAGATGTACAAATTTTTGATGGAAGTGCTATTATAACAGGAATTTTATATGCTTTTGTAATACCACCATACATGTCTTTAGTATATGTTATAGTTGGAGCTGTAGTATCAATAGCTCTAGGAAAAATGGTATTTGGTGGATTAGGGCATAACATATTTAATCCGGCTTTAGTTGGAAGAGCATTTGTTCAAGCATCTTGGCCAGTTGCAATAACAACATTTATGTATGATGATGTTGGAGGAGCTACTCTTTTAGATGCAATGAAAAGAGGGTTACCAACAGATAATGCCTTAATAGAAAGTGGAAATCTTTATTTAAATACATTTATAGGTAGAATGGGTGGATGTTTAGGAGAAACATCTGTTTTAGCTCTTCTTCTAGGTGGAGCATATTTAATCTATAAAAAGCAAATAGATTGGAAGGTACCAGCAATAATGATTGGAACAGTATTTGCAGCTTCTCTTATAGCTGGAGCAGATCCATTTTTACATATATTCTCAGGAGGTCTATTTTTAGGGGCATTCTTTATGGCAACAGATATGGTAACATCACCTCATACACCAAAAGGAAGAGCAATTTTTGCTTTTGGTATAGGAGTTTTAGTATCGTTAATTAGATTTAAAGGTGGTTATCCAGAGGGAGTTGCTTACTCAATTCTTATAATGAATGGATTTGTACCTTTAATTAATAGATATACAAGCCCTAAAAAATTTGGGGAGGTAAAATAA
- a CDS encoding RnfABCDGE type electron transport complex subunit G → MERNRFVHYGIVLTLIASISAGILSVVNGATQKVIKENEKAAVNAARIMVLPKAESFDENAIVKVDELEFIPGNGSNGKPVGYVVTISQPGYAANIDFVLGIDRRGRVTGLNIIGSQETPGLGSKILDPEWQKKAIGKDASYEFNKSADGFAGATISPNAVYTGIKRALNSFNSGVNKK, encoded by the coding sequence ATGGAAAGAAATAGATTTGTACATTATGGTATTGTTTTAACACTAATAGCGTCAATCTCTGCTGGAATTTTATCTGTAGTTAACGGTGCAACACAAAAAGTTATAAAAGAAAACGAAAAAGCGGCAGTAAATGCAGCAAGAATAATGGTTTTGCCAAAAGCTGAATCATTTGATGAGAATGCAATAGTAAAAGTAGATGAATTAGAATTTATCCCTGGAAATGGATCAAATGGAAAGCCTGTTGGATATGTAGTAACAATTTCTCAGCCAGGTTATGCTGCTAATATAGATTTTGTATTAGGAATTGATAGAAGAGGAAGAGTAACTGGATTAAACATAATAGGAAGTCAGGAAACACCTGGGCTAGGATCAAAAATATTAGATCCAGAGTGGCAAAAGAAAGCTATTGGAAAAGATGCTTCTTATGAATTTAATAAATCAGCAGATGGCTTTGCTGGAGCTACAATATCACCAAATGCTGTTTATACAGGAATTAAAAGAGCTCTAAATAGTTTTAATAGTGGGGTGAATAAAAAATAA
- the rsxA gene encoding electron transport complex subunit RsxA encodes MDFAKIFSLIITAIFIQNIIFAKFLGICPFMGVSKKVESSIGMGMAVTFVMSLASGVTWTIYNYLLVPLQLEYLQTIAFILIIASLVQFVEMAIQKTSPNLYKALGVFLPLITTNCAVLGIAILNIQQEYNFIESVINGAAVAIGFTLALVLLAGIRERIEYAAIPGPFKGVPIAFISAGLLAMAFMGFSGMQI; translated from the coding sequence ATGGATTTTGCAAAAATATTCAGTTTAATAATAACAGCAATTTTTATTCAAAATATAATATTTGCTAAATTTTTAGGAATTTGCCCATTTATGGGAGTTTCTAAAAAAGTTGAATCATCAATTGGAATGGGTATGGCAGTAACATTTGTTATGTCACTAGCTTCAGGAGTAACATGGACAATTTATAACTATTTATTAGTACCATTACAATTAGAGTATTTACAAACAATAGCTTTTATATTAATAATAGCTTCGTTAGTACAATTTGTAGAGATGGCAATTCAAAAGACTTCACCAAACTTATATAAAGCTTTGGGAGTTTTCTTACCACTGATAACAACAAACTGTGCTGTATTAGGTATTGCTATTTTAAATATTCAACAAGAGTATAATTTTATAGAGTCTGTTATAAACGGAGCAGCTGTAGCAATTGGATTTACATTAGCTCTAGTATTATTAGCAGGAATAAGAGAAAGAATAGAATATGCAGCTATTCCAGGACCATTTAAAGGAGTTCCTATAGCATTTATTTCAGCGGGACTTTTAGCAATGGCTTTTATGGGATTCAGCGGAATGCAAATATAG
- a CDS encoding RnfABCDGE type electron transport complex subunit B — translation MESILFPVLSLGGTGLAMGLFLAYASKKFEVKVDEKVEAIQGILPGINCGACGYPGCSGYAEAIALNGAEMTACSPGGPAVAAEIAKVMGATVDLSGPKMVAKLLCQGDCTKTTKTYEFEGELTTCSAINLYAGGDKSCKYGCLGYGDCVKVCPVNAITVTEKGIVNIDEEKCVSCKKCVSTCPKRLIEMLPMNKRVTVNCMSRDKGVVARKACTVACIACGLCQKACPVDAIEIKNNVARIDPEKCVECGLCAVKCPTKAINSEVKEIKKAEIIEEKCIGCTACARVCPVKCIEGEVKQKHKIDQSKCIGCQLCYDKCKFSAIKINIQNL, via the coding sequence ATGGAATCAATATTATTTCCTGTTTTATCGTTAGGAGGAACAGGGTTAGCAATGGGACTATTTTTAGCCTATGCTTCTAAGAAGTTTGAAGTTAAGGTTGATGAAAAAGTAGAAGCTATTCAAGGAATACTTCCTGGAATAAATTGTGGAGCATGTGGATACCCAGGATGTTCTGGTTATGCTGAAGCAATTGCTCTAAATGGAGCGGAAATGACAGCGTGTTCACCGGGAGGACCAGCAGTTGCAGCAGAAATAGCAAAGGTTATGGGAGCCACTGTTGATTTATCAGGACCTAAAATGGTAGCAAAGTTACTATGTCAAGGGGATTGCACTAAAACAACAAAGACATACGAGTTTGAAGGTGAATTAACAACTTGCTCTGCAATAAATCTATATGCAGGTGGAGATAAATCTTGTAAATACGGATGCTTAGGATATGGAGATTGTGTTAAGGTTTGTCCAGTAAATGCAATAACAGTTACTGAAAAAGGAATTGTAAATATAGATGAAGAGAAATGTGTATCATGCAAAAAATGTGTTTCAACATGCCCAAAAAGATTAATAGAGATGTTACCAATGAATAAAAGAGTAACAGTTAATTGTATGTCAAGAGATAAAGGTGTAGTTGCTAGAAAAGCTTGTACAGTAGCATGTATAGCTTGTGGACTTTGCCAGAAAGCTTGTCCAGTAGATGCAATTGAAATAAAAAATAATGTTGCAAGAATAGATCCAGAAAAATGTGTAGAGTGTGGATTATGTGCTGTAAAGTGTCCAACTAAAGCTATAAATAGTGAAGTTAAAGAGATAAAAAAAGCAGAAATAATTGAAGAAAAATGTATTGGATGTACAGCATGTGCTAGAGTTTGTCCAGTTAAATGTATAGAGGGAGAAGTTAAGCAAAAACATAAAATTGATCAGTCTAAGTGTATAGGGTGTCAATTATGTTATGATAAATGTAAATTCTCAGCTATAAAAATTAATATTCAAAATTTATAA